The following proteins are encoded in a genomic region of Stigmatopora nigra isolate UIUO_SnigA chromosome 3, RoL_Snig_1.1, whole genome shotgun sequence:
- the phlpp2 gene encoding PH domain leucine-rich repeat-containing protein phosphatase 2 isoform X3, giving the protein MRNMKQAGSRGCMARKRRFGSRERDWLKSDTKRGCLCLYGDTVDPQLATSGPQADMQLVLCSTSTTVEELCAQRDGEGLFVQLHGDLFRRLEPTERPLQMLYDYLAAMGYGDPPRLQQEAANPDLSCLIRFYSKRPANADQQERTLLKGVFSVRKGKTQLHKWAERQVILCGTCLIVASVKDSLTGKMHILPLVGGKVEEVKRRQHCLMFSSAGSQAQTYFVNFDTLADYQRWHRQANKVVSQTVSLVDLSCYSLEAVPEYLFYSQDVTHLNLRHNFMSLLGSGGLLHLPRFSQLKSLNLSHNRLGVFPECVCEILTLTELSLSCNNLHSVPSQIENLQSLQTLSLDGNHLSSLPAELGELTQLGVLGLSFNDFNHIPAVLERLIAVDKLSMAGNQVVCLEVCALLSVSHLKHIDLRLNGLRCVKSESPENVTQLTHLDLRDNFLDSLDLTSLCSLEALHCQRNQLKTLAVNGFALRMLQAGSNRLSAVNVSPVPNQLTHLDLSQNLLELLPDWVCDSKKMEMMDVTHNLLTELPSRLLSSLSLKKLHVGNNCLQKLPDLLEHVPLEVLDVQHNKLGELPESLFFKALNLKHLNASANNLESIPSCGQSDDSLSTLQELYLTRNALDENCVAMLVGHHNLRVLHMAYNQLQSFPASKLSKLELLEELNLSGNKLKSIPSTVSSCKKLHTLIAHSNHISVFPEILDLPEIKLVDLSCNEMTEIQLLKSLPPTLQELDLTGNSSLILEHKTLYLFSHIPTLKLDQKSTTMGDSQNVSTPWSHGYSEMSGQRNKLCVSVLAIDQLGDSLEACYGIFDGDRNEEVPRLLQCTMGDVLCEEVQHSSIDSVYMSNTFLTSHRKLGMAGQKLGASALLCYIHHESSEPGGYLSVTVANVGNCQAVLCRDGRPVPLSKVYNLENCTEEMERVKLSKAIITEDNKVSGVTCCSRLLGCSYLSPWVLPKPWVHTEPLSSHEDFLILGNRALFERVSYQEAVCTVQAVRDPRVAAKKLCTLAQSYGCKDNIGAAVVALKITEDGCTCEPPVYTAEARCVPVSTTPAPSDSATLSSTSGVVSEFNSETSASEVGSEAGSTASDDHPTSGGVAPRPERRCSLHPATAPPAITVPGSVGLVSHAGPFQRQPSCATFSSNHSDNGLDSDDDTPPEGVISNGSRLEVEVDIHCCAFQLRSGAPEYPTETDLDYPNGKTRRQNGVVVSATNGCLLAVCGRELADLRKSPSASCLFGKKLSNGSVVAPEDSHNLIEVALEAPKKRSGYFTAPAQQDPEDQLIVPPCLEQEVREQLKSQNPLVLGPAAISTPPSLKDSAWDQSHPSPLPFALSTVPGPGAPTIIKPEVYDTAL; this is encoded by the exons GAGGCTGGAGCCCACCGAGCGCCCCCTTCAGATGCTTTACGACTACCTGGCGGCCATGGGATACGGCGACCCGCCGCGCCTCCAACAAGAGGCCGCCAATCCCGACCTCAGCTGCTTGATCCGTTTCTATAGTA AGAGACCCGCGAACGCCGACCAGCAGGAGCGAACCTTGTTGAAGGGTGTGTTCAGCGTCCGCAAGGGAAAGACGCAGCTGCACAAGTGGGCTGAACGGCAGGTCATTCTGTGTGGGACGTGTCTCATCGTGGCCTCTGTCAAAGACAGCCTGACTGGAAAGATGCACATTCTGCCCCTGGTGGGGGGGAAG GTGGAAGAAGTGAAAAGGAGACAACACTGTCTGATGTTCAGCTCTGCGGGATCGCAGGCGCAGACTTACTTTGTCAATTTCGACACGCTGGCTGATTACCAGAGATGGCATCGACAGGCAAACAAA GTGGTCTCACAGACTGTCAGCCTGGTGGACCTTTCTTGCTACAGTTTAGAAGCAGTGCCTGAGTATCTCTTTTACAGCCAAGACGTCACCCACCTCAACCTGCGACACAATTTTATGAGCTTGCTGGGGTCTGGTGGTCTGCTTCATCTCCccag ATTCTCCCAGTTGAAGAGCTTGAACTTATCTCACAACCGTCTGGGGGTTTTCccggaatgtgtgtgtgaaatcCTCACCCTCACCGAGCTCAGCCTCAGCTGCAACAATCTCCACAGCGTACCCTCGCAGATTGAGAATCTCCAAAG ctTACAAACCCTGTCTTTGGACGGAAACCATCTTAGCTCCCTACCCGCCGAGCTGGGCGAACTGACCCAGCTGGGCGTCCTGGGCCTTTCCTTCAACGACTTTAATCACATCCCTGCTGTGCTGGAGAGACTGATTGCGGTGGACAAGTTGTCCATGGCCGGGAATCAAGTGGTGTGTTTGGAGGTGTGCGCTCTGCTCAGTGTGAGCCACCTCAAACACATCGACCTCAG GCTGAATGGACTCCGCTGTGTGAAAAGTGAAAGTCCTGAGAATGTGACCCAGCTAACCCACTTGGACCTGAGAGACAACTTTTTAGATTCTCTGGACCTCACTTCCCTCTGCAGTCTGGAGGCTCTCCACTGCCAGCGCAACCAATTGAAGACGCTGGCGGTCAACGGCTTTGCGCTCCGCATGCTTCAAGCTGGCAGCAATC gcctCAGTGCAGTCAATGTTTCCCCAGTCCCAAACCAGTTGACCCACTTGGATTTATCACA GAACCTCCTGGAGCTCCTGCCAGATTGGGTGTGTGactccaaaaaaatggagatgatGGATGTCACGCACAATCTCCTCACTGAGCTTCCATCCAG GTTGCTCAGCAGCTTGAGTTTAAAGAAGCTTCACGTAGGGAACAATTGCTTGCAGAAGTTGCCCGACCTGCTGGAGCACGTCCCTCTGGAGGTCTTGGATGTCCAGCACAATAAATTGGGAGAACTCCCAGAGAGTCTTTTCTTCAAGGCCTTAAA TCTAAAGCATTTAAACGCTTCGGCCAATAACCTGGAAAGTATTCCTTCCTGCGGCCAATCGGATGATAGCCTGAGCACCTTGCAGGAGCTCTACCTCACCAGGAACGCCCTCGATGAAAACTGCGTCGCCATGCTGGTCGGACACCACAATTTGAGGGTCCTGCACATGGCGTACAATCAGCTGCAGTCATTCCCAGCCAG taAACTGAGTAAACTGGAGCTGCTTGAGGAGCTCAATTTAAGTGGCAACAAACTGAAGAGCATTCCCTCTACCGTGTCGAGCTGCAAGAAACTGCATACTCTCATCGCACACTCCAATCACATTAGCGTCTTCCCGGAAATCCTCGACCTTCCTGAAATCAAG CTTGTGGATCTGAGCTGTAATGAGATGACTGAGATCCAACTGCTCAAATCGCTGCCGCCCAccctgcaggagttggatttgACAGGCAACAGCAGTCTGATTCTCGAACACAAAACTCTCTATCTCTTCAG TCACATCCCCACGTTGAAATTGGACCAGAAATCGACCACAATGGGAGACTCGCAAAACGTTTCCACTCCCTGGAGCCACGGGTACTCCGAAATGAGCGGCCAGAGAAACAA GTTGTGTGTGTCAGTGCTAGCCATTGATCAACTAGGAGACAGCCTTGAAGCCTGCTATGGTATTTTCGATGGGGACCGCAACGAGGAAGTACCTAGGCTGCTGCAGTGCACCATGGGTGACGTTCTGTGCGAGGAAGTCCAACATTCCAGTATTGACAGTGTGTATATGAGCAATACCTTCCTGACGTCTCACAG AAAGCTAGGTATGGCCGGACAAAAATTGGGTGCCTCTGCCTTGCTCTGTTATATCCATCACGAGTCCTCGGAACCGGGAGGCTACCTCAGTGTGACGGTGGCAAATGTGGGAAACTGCCAAGCGGTGTTGTGTCGGGATGGGCGACCCGTACCCCTCTCCAAAGTCTACAACCTGGAGAACTGCACAGAAGAAATGGAGAGAGTTAAACTCAGCAAAGCAATTATTACTGAG GATAACAAGGTGAGCGGTGTGACATGTTGCTCACGACTGCTGGGCTGCTCTTATCTCTCCCCCTGGGTGCTCCCCAAGCCCTGGGTTCACACCGAGCCACTTTCATCCCATGAAGACTTCTTGATTCTGGGGAATCGCGCACTGTTCGAGCGCGTGTCCTACCAGGAGGCCGTGTGCACGGTTCAGGCCGTGCGGGATCCGCGGGTGGCCGCCAAGAAGCTTTGCACGCTGGCTCAGAGCTACGGTTGCAAAGACAACATCGGGGCAGCTGTGGTGGCCTTGAAAATCACAGAGGACGGCTGCACCTGCGAGCCGCCAGTCTACACCGCTGAAGCCCGGTGCGTGCCGGTATCAACGACGCCCGCCCCCAGCGACTCGGCCACGTTGTCCTCCACTAGCGGGGTTGTTTCCGAGTTCAACAGCGAGACGTCCGCCTCCGAGGTGGGCAGCGAGGCGGGCTCCACCGCCTCCGACGACCACCCGACGTCAGGTGGAGTCGCGCCTCGCCCCGAGCGGCGTTGCAGCCTGCACCCGGCTACGGCGCCACCCGCAATCACAGTCCCGGGCTCGGTGGGGCTCGTGAGCCACGCGGGCCCTTTCCAGCGGCAACCTTCCTGCGCCACGTTCTCCAGCAACCACTCCGACAACGGCTTGGACAGCGACGACGACACTCCACCGGAAGGCGTCATCTCCAACGGAAGCAGGTTGGAAGTGGAGGTGGACATTCATTGCTGCGCCTTCCAGCTCCGCTCCGGGGCCCCCGAGTACCCGACGGAGACGGACCTTGATTATCCCAACGGCAAGACGCGCCGGCAGAACGGCGTGGTGGTCTCGGCCACGAACGGCTGCTTGTTGGCCGTTTGTGGACGAGAGCTTGCCGACCTGAGAAAATCGCCATCGGCCTCGTGTCTCTTTGGAAAGAAGTTATCCAACGGGTCCGTGGTGGCCCCCGAGGACAGTCACAATCTCATCGAGGTGGCCCTGGAAGCACCTAAGAAGAGGTCCGGGTATTTCACTGCCCCGGCGCAACAGGACCCCGAAGACCAGCTGATTGTACCTCCGTGTTTGGAGCAGGAAGTGCGGGAGCAGTTAAAAAGCCAGAATCCTCTCGTTTTGGGACCCGCCGCGATATCCACACCCCCTTCCTTAAAAGACTCAGCGTGGGACCAATCGCACCCTTCCCCTCTTCCCTTTGCCCTGAGCACCGTGCCAGGCCCTGGAGCCCCCACCATCATAAAGCCTGAAGTCTACGATACCGCCCTCTAA
- the phlpp2 gene encoding PH domain leucine-rich repeat-containing protein phosphatase 2 isoform X2, translating to MSPLLSLGKVWRNMKQAGSRGCMARKRRFGSRERDWLKSDTKRGCLCLYGDTVDPQLATSGPQADMQLVLCSTSTTVEELCAQRDGEGLFVQLHGDLFRRLEPTERPLQMLYDYLAAMGYGDPPRLQQEAANPDLSCLIRFYSKRPANADQQERTLLKGVFSVRKGKTQLHKWAERQVILCGTCLIVASVKDSLTGKMHILPLVGGKVEEVKRRQHCLMFSSAGSQAQTYFVNFDTLADYQRWHRQANKVVSQTVSLVDLSCYSLEAVPEYLFYSQDVTHLNLRHNFMSLLGSGGLLHLPRFSQLKSLNLSHNRLGVFPECVCEILTLTELSLSCNNLHSVPSQIENLQSLQTLSLDGNHLSSLPAELGELTQLGVLGLSFNDFNHIPAVLERLIAVDKLSMAGNQVVCLEVCALLSVSHLKHIDLRLNGLRCVKSESPENVTQLTHLDLRDNFLDSLDLTSLCSLEALHCQRNQLKTLAVNGFALRMLQAGSNRLSAVNVSPVPNQLTHLDLSQNLLELLPDWVCDSKKMEMMDVTHNLLTELPSRLLSSLSLKKLHVGNNCLQKLPDLLEHVPLEVLDVQHNKLGELPESLFFKALNLKHLNASANNLESIPSCGQSDDSLSTLQELYLTRNALDENCVAMLVGHHNLRVLHMAYNQLQSFPASKLSKLELLEELNLSGNKLKSIPSTVSSCKKLHTLIAHSNHISVFPEILDLPEIKLVDLSCNEMTEIQLLKSLPPTLQELDLTGNSSLILEHKTLYLFSHIPTLKLDQKSTTMGDSQNVSTPWSHGYSEMSGQRNKLCVSVLAIDQLGDSLEACYGIFDGDRNEEVPRLLQCTMGDVLCEEVQHSSIDSVYMSNTFLTSHRKLGMAGQKLGASALLCYIHHESSEPGGYLSVTVANVGNCQAVLCRDGRPVPLSKVYNLENCTEEMERVKLSKAIITEDNKVSGVTCCSRLLGCSYLSPWVLPKPWVHTEPLSSHEDFLILGNRALFERVSYQEAVCTVQAVRDPRVAAKKLCTLAQSYGCKDNIGAAVVALKITEDGCTCEPPVYTAEARCVPVSTTPAPSDSATLSSTSGVVSEFNSETSASEVGSEAGSTASDDHPTSGGVAPRPERRCSLHPATAPPAITVPGSVGLVSHAGPFQRQPSCATFSSNHSDNGLDSDDDTPPEGVISNGSRLEVEVDIHCCAFQLRSGAPEYPTETDLDYPNGKTRRQNGVVVSATNGCLLAVCGRELADLRKSPSASCLFGKKLSNGSVVAPEDSHNLIEVALEAPKKRSGYFTAPAQQDPEDQLIVPPCLEQEVREQLKSQNPLVLGPAAISTPPSLKDSAWDQSHPSPLPFALSTVPGPGAPTIIKPEVYDTAL from the exons GAGGCTGGAGCCCACCGAGCGCCCCCTTCAGATGCTTTACGACTACCTGGCGGCCATGGGATACGGCGACCCGCCGCGCCTCCAACAAGAGGCCGCCAATCCCGACCTCAGCTGCTTGATCCGTTTCTATAGTA AGAGACCCGCGAACGCCGACCAGCAGGAGCGAACCTTGTTGAAGGGTGTGTTCAGCGTCCGCAAGGGAAAGACGCAGCTGCACAAGTGGGCTGAACGGCAGGTCATTCTGTGTGGGACGTGTCTCATCGTGGCCTCTGTCAAAGACAGCCTGACTGGAAAGATGCACATTCTGCCCCTGGTGGGGGGGAAG GTGGAAGAAGTGAAAAGGAGACAACACTGTCTGATGTTCAGCTCTGCGGGATCGCAGGCGCAGACTTACTTTGTCAATTTCGACACGCTGGCTGATTACCAGAGATGGCATCGACAGGCAAACAAA GTGGTCTCACAGACTGTCAGCCTGGTGGACCTTTCTTGCTACAGTTTAGAAGCAGTGCCTGAGTATCTCTTTTACAGCCAAGACGTCACCCACCTCAACCTGCGACACAATTTTATGAGCTTGCTGGGGTCTGGTGGTCTGCTTCATCTCCccag ATTCTCCCAGTTGAAGAGCTTGAACTTATCTCACAACCGTCTGGGGGTTTTCccggaatgtgtgtgtgaaatcCTCACCCTCACCGAGCTCAGCCTCAGCTGCAACAATCTCCACAGCGTACCCTCGCAGATTGAGAATCTCCAAAG ctTACAAACCCTGTCTTTGGACGGAAACCATCTTAGCTCCCTACCCGCCGAGCTGGGCGAACTGACCCAGCTGGGCGTCCTGGGCCTTTCCTTCAACGACTTTAATCACATCCCTGCTGTGCTGGAGAGACTGATTGCGGTGGACAAGTTGTCCATGGCCGGGAATCAAGTGGTGTGTTTGGAGGTGTGCGCTCTGCTCAGTGTGAGCCACCTCAAACACATCGACCTCAG GCTGAATGGACTCCGCTGTGTGAAAAGTGAAAGTCCTGAGAATGTGACCCAGCTAACCCACTTGGACCTGAGAGACAACTTTTTAGATTCTCTGGACCTCACTTCCCTCTGCAGTCTGGAGGCTCTCCACTGCCAGCGCAACCAATTGAAGACGCTGGCGGTCAACGGCTTTGCGCTCCGCATGCTTCAAGCTGGCAGCAATC gcctCAGTGCAGTCAATGTTTCCCCAGTCCCAAACCAGTTGACCCACTTGGATTTATCACA GAACCTCCTGGAGCTCCTGCCAGATTGGGTGTGTGactccaaaaaaatggagatgatGGATGTCACGCACAATCTCCTCACTGAGCTTCCATCCAG GTTGCTCAGCAGCTTGAGTTTAAAGAAGCTTCACGTAGGGAACAATTGCTTGCAGAAGTTGCCCGACCTGCTGGAGCACGTCCCTCTGGAGGTCTTGGATGTCCAGCACAATAAATTGGGAGAACTCCCAGAGAGTCTTTTCTTCAAGGCCTTAAA TCTAAAGCATTTAAACGCTTCGGCCAATAACCTGGAAAGTATTCCTTCCTGCGGCCAATCGGATGATAGCCTGAGCACCTTGCAGGAGCTCTACCTCACCAGGAACGCCCTCGATGAAAACTGCGTCGCCATGCTGGTCGGACACCACAATTTGAGGGTCCTGCACATGGCGTACAATCAGCTGCAGTCATTCCCAGCCAG taAACTGAGTAAACTGGAGCTGCTTGAGGAGCTCAATTTAAGTGGCAACAAACTGAAGAGCATTCCCTCTACCGTGTCGAGCTGCAAGAAACTGCATACTCTCATCGCACACTCCAATCACATTAGCGTCTTCCCGGAAATCCTCGACCTTCCTGAAATCAAG CTTGTGGATCTGAGCTGTAATGAGATGACTGAGATCCAACTGCTCAAATCGCTGCCGCCCAccctgcaggagttggatttgACAGGCAACAGCAGTCTGATTCTCGAACACAAAACTCTCTATCTCTTCAG TCACATCCCCACGTTGAAATTGGACCAGAAATCGACCACAATGGGAGACTCGCAAAACGTTTCCACTCCCTGGAGCCACGGGTACTCCGAAATGAGCGGCCAGAGAAACAA GTTGTGTGTGTCAGTGCTAGCCATTGATCAACTAGGAGACAGCCTTGAAGCCTGCTATGGTATTTTCGATGGGGACCGCAACGAGGAAGTACCTAGGCTGCTGCAGTGCACCATGGGTGACGTTCTGTGCGAGGAAGTCCAACATTCCAGTATTGACAGTGTGTATATGAGCAATACCTTCCTGACGTCTCACAG AAAGCTAGGTATGGCCGGACAAAAATTGGGTGCCTCTGCCTTGCTCTGTTATATCCATCACGAGTCCTCGGAACCGGGAGGCTACCTCAGTGTGACGGTGGCAAATGTGGGAAACTGCCAAGCGGTGTTGTGTCGGGATGGGCGACCCGTACCCCTCTCCAAAGTCTACAACCTGGAGAACTGCACAGAAGAAATGGAGAGAGTTAAACTCAGCAAAGCAATTATTACTGAG GATAACAAGGTGAGCGGTGTGACATGTTGCTCACGACTGCTGGGCTGCTCTTATCTCTCCCCCTGGGTGCTCCCCAAGCCCTGGGTTCACACCGAGCCACTTTCATCCCATGAAGACTTCTTGATTCTGGGGAATCGCGCACTGTTCGAGCGCGTGTCCTACCAGGAGGCCGTGTGCACGGTTCAGGCCGTGCGGGATCCGCGGGTGGCCGCCAAGAAGCTTTGCACGCTGGCTCAGAGCTACGGTTGCAAAGACAACATCGGGGCAGCTGTGGTGGCCTTGAAAATCACAGAGGACGGCTGCACCTGCGAGCCGCCAGTCTACACCGCTGAAGCCCGGTGCGTGCCGGTATCAACGACGCCCGCCCCCAGCGACTCGGCCACGTTGTCCTCCACTAGCGGGGTTGTTTCCGAGTTCAACAGCGAGACGTCCGCCTCCGAGGTGGGCAGCGAGGCGGGCTCCACCGCCTCCGACGACCACCCGACGTCAGGTGGAGTCGCGCCTCGCCCCGAGCGGCGTTGCAGCCTGCACCCGGCTACGGCGCCACCCGCAATCACAGTCCCGGGCTCGGTGGGGCTCGTGAGCCACGCGGGCCCTTTCCAGCGGCAACCTTCCTGCGCCACGTTCTCCAGCAACCACTCCGACAACGGCTTGGACAGCGACGACGACACTCCACCGGAAGGCGTCATCTCCAACGGAAGCAGGTTGGAAGTGGAGGTGGACATTCATTGCTGCGCCTTCCAGCTCCGCTCCGGGGCCCCCGAGTACCCGACGGAGACGGACCTTGATTATCCCAACGGCAAGACGCGCCGGCAGAACGGCGTGGTGGTCTCGGCCACGAACGGCTGCTTGTTGGCCGTTTGTGGACGAGAGCTTGCCGACCTGAGAAAATCGCCATCGGCCTCGTGTCTCTTTGGAAAGAAGTTATCCAACGGGTCCGTGGTGGCCCCCGAGGACAGTCACAATCTCATCGAGGTGGCCCTGGAAGCACCTAAGAAGAGGTCCGGGTATTTCACTGCCCCGGCGCAACAGGACCCCGAAGACCAGCTGATTGTACCTCCGTGTTTGGAGCAGGAAGTGCGGGAGCAGTTAAAAAGCCAGAATCCTCTCGTTTTGGGACCCGCCGCGATATCCACACCCCCTTCCTTAAAAGACTCAGCGTGGGACCAATCGCACCCTTCCCCTCTTCCCTTTGCCCTGAGCACCGTGCCAGGCCCTGGAGCCCCCACCATCATAAAGCCTGAAGTCTACGATACCGCCCTCTAA